The Eriocheir sinensis breed Jianghai 21 chromosome 21, ASM2467909v1, whole genome shotgun sequence genome includes a region encoding these proteins:
- the LOC127001734 gene encoding sorting nexin-32-like isoform X1 — MFYTGSRLTMQDEDSVSGASSGASSPEPEAPFIPKFKVRLTDNVNKDGDSVKFTLQVSQNGLTLHMLEREFEDFEYLDHCVSTGQSSHGLIIPPIPQRSAIDPFTAEIQSKRLMGKGSKTLIADEFHKDCQQLQKYLELLLSHPVLGKNEKLHDFLTQKNPPPRTKVKRGLMSKLSDSFDARKSTYPDSEEFFQKERDWVAKYQPAIANTSEAFNKIICAQLRISHQLEQMVTALKVSTYPNDQLHHKQFNNINAIFLDCVDKMKNETEDKGNKEDMSLGTTLSLWHRYIQAESNMLLERTCLMVDYQSCNRALDKAKPNRKEAAEKAKKEAEVAFEECSDAARQEIKHFQRQRVQEIKDCVERYAAFQLTSARTTLNTLSLAFNQIKAMNL; from the exons GCTAACGATGCAGGACGAAGACTCTGTGTCAGGTGCATCCTCAGGGGCCTCCTCGCCTGAACCCGAAGCACCATTTATACCGAAGTTCAAAGTTCGCCTCACTGATAATGTTAACAAAGATGGCGATTCAGTCAAGTTTACACTACAAGTTTCACAG AATGGCCTTACATTGCACATGCTGGAGAGGGAGTTTGAGGATTTTGAGTACCTGGATCACTGTGTGAGCACTGGCCAATCCTCACATGGCCTCATCATTCCTCCTATACCCCAGCGCTCAGCCATAG ATCCATTCACTGCAGAGATACAGTCCAAGAGATTGATGGGAAAAGGCTCCAAAACTCTAATTGCTGATGAATTTCACAAAGACTGCCAACAGTTACAAAA GTACCTTGAGCTACTACTGTCACATCCTGTCTTAGGCAAAAACGAAAAGCTGCATGACTTCCTAACACAGAAGAATCCTCCGCCCAGAACTAAG GTTAAAAGAGGGCTGATGAGCAAGTTATCAGACTCATTTGATGCCAGGAAGTCAACATACCCTGACAGTGAAGagttcttccaaaaggagcgagACTGGGTGGCCAAGTACCAGCCAGCCATCGCCAACACCTCCGAGGCCTTCAACAAGATTATTTGTGCTCAACTCA GAATAAGCCACCAACTGGAGCAGATGGTGACAGCCCTGAAGGTCAGCACTTACCCCAATGACCAGTTGCACCACAAGCAGTTCAACAACATCAATGCCATCTTTCTCGACTGTGTGGACaaaatgaag AATGAGACAGAGGACAAGGGTAACAAGGAGGACATGTCGCTGGGGACAACACTCAGCTTGTGGCACCGCTACATCCAGGCGGAGAGCAACATGCTGCTGGAGCGGACTTGTCTCATGGTGGACTACCAGTCGTGTAACCGTGCACTTGACAAGGCCAAGCCCAACCGTAAGGAAGCT GCCgagaaggcaaagaaggaagcTGAGGTGGCGTTTGAGGAGTGCAGTGACGCCGCGCGGCAAGAG ATCAAGCATTTCCAGCGGCAGCGTGTTCAGGAAATCAAAGACTGTGTGGAAAGGTATGCAGCGTTCCAACTTACCTCGGCCAGAACCACCCTCAATACCCTTTCCTTAGCTTTCAACCAAATCAAAGCCATGAACTTGTAG
- the LOC127001734 gene encoding sorting nexin-32-like isoform X2 encodes MQDEDSVSGASSGASSPEPEAPFIPKFKVRLTDNVNKDGDSVKFTLQVSQNGLTLHMLEREFEDFEYLDHCVSTGQSSHGLIIPPIPQRSAIDPFTAEIQSKRLMGKGSKTLIADEFHKDCQQLQKYLELLLSHPVLGKNEKLHDFLTQKNPPPRTKVKRGLMSKLSDSFDARKSTYPDSEEFFQKERDWVAKYQPAIANTSEAFNKIICAQLRISHQLEQMVTALKVSTYPNDQLHHKQFNNINAIFLDCVDKMKNETEDKGNKEDMSLGTTLSLWHRYIQAESNMLLERTCLMVDYQSCNRALDKAKPNRKEAAEKAKKEAEVAFEECSDAARQEIKHFQRQRVQEIKDCVERYAAFQLTSARTTLNTLSLAFNQIKAMNL; translated from the exons ATGCAGGACGAAGACTCTGTGTCAGGTGCATCCTCAGGGGCCTCCTCGCCTGAACCCGAAGCACCATTTATACCGAAGTTCAAAGTTCGCCTCACTGATAATGTTAACAAAGATGGCGATTCAGTCAAGTTTACACTACAAGTTTCACAG AATGGCCTTACATTGCACATGCTGGAGAGGGAGTTTGAGGATTTTGAGTACCTGGATCACTGTGTGAGCACTGGCCAATCCTCACATGGCCTCATCATTCCTCCTATACCCCAGCGCTCAGCCATAG ATCCATTCACTGCAGAGATACAGTCCAAGAGATTGATGGGAAAAGGCTCCAAAACTCTAATTGCTGATGAATTTCACAAAGACTGCCAACAGTTACAAAA GTACCTTGAGCTACTACTGTCACATCCTGTCTTAGGCAAAAACGAAAAGCTGCATGACTTCCTAACACAGAAGAATCCTCCGCCCAGAACTAAG GTTAAAAGAGGGCTGATGAGCAAGTTATCAGACTCATTTGATGCCAGGAAGTCAACATACCCTGACAGTGAAGagttcttccaaaaggagcgagACTGGGTGGCCAAGTACCAGCCAGCCATCGCCAACACCTCCGAGGCCTTCAACAAGATTATTTGTGCTCAACTCA GAATAAGCCACCAACTGGAGCAGATGGTGACAGCCCTGAAGGTCAGCACTTACCCCAATGACCAGTTGCACCACAAGCAGTTCAACAACATCAATGCCATCTTTCTCGACTGTGTGGACaaaatgaag AATGAGACAGAGGACAAGGGTAACAAGGAGGACATGTCGCTGGGGACAACACTCAGCTTGTGGCACCGCTACATCCAGGCGGAGAGCAACATGCTGCTGGAGCGGACTTGTCTCATGGTGGACTACCAGTCGTGTAACCGTGCACTTGACAAGGCCAAGCCCAACCGTAAGGAAGCT GCCgagaaggcaaagaaggaagcTGAGGTGGCGTTTGAGGAGTGCAGTGACGCCGCGCGGCAAGAG ATCAAGCATTTCCAGCGGCAGCGTGTTCAGGAAATCAAAGACTGTGTGGAAAGGTATGCAGCGTTCCAACTTACCTCGGCCAGAACCACCCTCAATACCCTTTCCTTAGCTTTCAACCAAATCAAAGCCATGAACTTGTAG